The segment GCAGCGGTATTTCAAATGATTTGACTACAATTTCCGCCTCCTTATCGAGGATGAACCAGTATTCCGAGTGGTAAGGCTTTCCTTTTAAGGTCTTGGCTTCAAAATCTATCTTGACCTTCCATCCGTTGAAAGGCTTCTTTTCTTTGGCTTTATGCGGATTTGCTCCCTCAAGTTCTCCATAAGCTATCAAAGCCCGGAGCGTGGTCATGGCATCCAACTGACGGGTGACCTGATCACTCATTGCGGCATCGTCCTTGTCGAGGTTCTGGAAGTAGTCCGTTTCTTCCATCAACTTGTGGCCGTACTGCATCAGGTGCATGGATAATGCAGCCTTCTCGTGTGGATTGACATATTCCTTGCCGAATACCGAATCTGCCTTGCTGATGCCCTTGATTTGGATGGACTCCGGATTATCGACAGTTGCTTTCAAGGCTCTCTCTGCGATTTCCACCGCCCGTTTCTCGGGTCGGTCGGAACAGCTGGCGAAGTAAAACAGTCCGCCCCAGAAGCAGACAGCGGTTACCAGCATGATAATCATTTTCATTCCCGGTTTCATATCTTCACGATTTGGAGTTTGTCGGGAGAAAGGCCGAGACGCTTGCGGTAGATGGTGCCGTCATCACGATACATCTCCAGTTCGTTGGAGGTGATTTCTTTTTCACAGATTTCCTTGGCTTCTGTCAGACTCAGCTGGTGGCCACCGATGTTGCGCCAGATGGCGAAGTTGCACGGTGCCTGCTGGTTGCTGTAATTGGAGCAGTTGAAGGCGCGTGTACCCACCCGAATATCACCGCTACAATGCGGACATTTGCCGATGACGGACTGCATGTTGATGGCACCATTGTCTGCCAGTTCCAGCACGGAAGGGAAGGCTTTTCCCTCCTTGGAAGCAAAGCCGTCCAACAGGATGAAGCGGTGCTCCAACAGTTCGGTGATTTCTTCGTCACTCATCTTGCGGTTGCCGATAATGCCGTTGATATTCAGCACACAGGTAGGTTGTTCGGCGATGTTGTTCTCACAGCGGTAGCCCTTGCAGGTCTTTACCACGTTGCCGCCACACAAGGGACAGCGACCGATTATTTTCTTTTCCATACGCTTTTGTTTTTGGATGATTTATTTACTATATAATTCTGTTACTTGTTGCTTTGATTACTTTCTTATTTCCTTACTTGATTACTTTGTGATTAGCTGATTAGTAAGTTAGTTTACCTA is part of the Parabacteroides sp. AD58 genome and harbors:
- a CDS encoding topoisomerase C-terminal repeat-containing protein, whose product is MEKKIIGRCPLCGGNVVKTCKGYRCENNIAEQPTCVLNINGIIGNRKMSDEEITELLEHRFILLDGFASKEGKAFPSVLELADNGAINMQSVIGKCPHCSGDIRVGTRAFNCSNYSNQQAPCNFAIWRNIGGHQLSLTEAKEICEKEITSNELEMYRDDGTIYRKRLGLSPDKLQIVKI